From Polyodon spathula isolate WHYD16114869_AA unplaced genomic scaffold, ASM1765450v1 scaffolds_1286, whole genome shotgun sequence, one genomic window encodes:
- the scn3b gene encoding sodium channel subunit beta-3 isoform X2 has product MVFTRSPFNSLPLLILTVGSCCSVCVEVPSDNLAVLGTNMKLTCISCMRREEVSAETQVEWLYTSPEGENITMCSYYGGVQGEICPYKDRLLWNGSKDFQDVSVSLINVTMNDTGRYTCRVRRDFNFEIHRHFIIDEKYIDLLVTEEVGEDFTAVISEIMMYVLLVFLTLWLLIEMVYCYIKISRAEEVVQDNATDYLTIPSENKENPAAQVGN; this is encoded by the exons ATGGTATTCACAAGGAGTCCTTTTAACTCGCTTCCATTATTGATTTTAACAG TGGGCAGCTGTTGTTCAGTGTGCGTGGAGGTCCCGTCAGATAACTTGGCGGTGCTGGGCACTAACATGAAGCTGACCTGTATCTCCTGTATGAGGAGGGAGGAGGTCAGCGCTGAAACCCAGGTGGAGTGGCTCTACACGTCGCCCGAGGGGGAAAACATCACG ATGTGCAGCTattacggtggtgtgcagggggagatTTGCCCGTATAAGGATCGCTTGCTGTGGAACGGCAGCAAGGATTTCCAGGATGTCTCGGTTTCCCTGATTAACGTCACTATGAACGACACGGGGAGGTACACCTGCAGGGTCAGGAGGGACTTCAACTTCGAGATACACAGGCACTTCATCATAGACGAGAAGTACATTGATCTGCTGGTCACAGAGGAAG TCGGTGAGGACTTCACTGCAGTCATCTCTGAGATTATGATGTACGTTCTGCTGGTGTTCCTGACTCTCTGGCTGCTCATAGAGATGGTTTACTGCTACATAAAGATCTCAAGGGCAGAGGAGGTGGTGCAGGACAATGC GACAGACTACCTAACAATACCGTCTGAAAATAAAGAGAACCCTGCTGCCCAAGTTGGCAACTAA